A stretch of the Pseudomonadota bacterium genome encodes the following:
- a CDS encoding formyltransferase family protein, which translates to MSTKKNTRTTRVILLTGDETRHQYFRKVIGGDQGIGVIASYCEGTEKSLEARVNSDSSSTITLKRHVEARNQSEYDFFHNSIQAITDQSNPIKIKKGDINSTEIINQIISLNPDILVCYGASLIKGELLRQFNGRFLNVHLGLSPYYRGSGTNVWPLINNEPEFVGATFMYIDEGIDTGDIIHQIRAKLYLGDGPHSIGNRLITEMCECYKKIIKNFPQLKKMTQPTKHNGKLYYVKDFTSDACASMYKKISEGLVENYLNNLSERNARAPIIENPKILEAT; encoded by the coding sequence ATGAGTACAAAAAAAAATACCAGGACAACCCGAGTGATACTACTAACTGGTGATGAAACGCGCCACCAATATTTTCGAAAGGTGATCGGAGGTGATCAGGGTATTGGTGTAATCGCCAGCTACTGCGAAGGAACAGAAAAAAGTTTAGAAGCCCGAGTTAATTCTGACTCAAGTTCAACAATTACTCTCAAAAGACACGTAGAAGCGAGAAATCAATCTGAGTATGATTTTTTTCATAACTCTATACAGGCAATCACCGATCAATCAAATCCAATTAAGATAAAAAAGGGTGATATCAATAGCACCGAAATAATAAATCAAATAATTTCTCTTAATCCAGATATTTTAGTTTGTTATGGTGCTTCATTAATAAAAGGTGAGTTGCTCAGACAGTTCAACGGAAGATTTCTTAATGTTCATTTGGGCTTATCGCCATACTACAGAGGTAGCGGCACAAATGTCTGGCCCCTAATAAACAACGAACCAGAATTTGTTGGAGCAACATTTATGTACATTGACGAAGGAATCGACACTGGAGACATCATTCACCAGATAAGAGCAAAATTATATTTAGGTGATGGGCCACACTCAATCGGAAACCGCCTCATCACAGAAATGTGTGAATGCTACAAAAAAATTATCAAAAATTTTCCACAGCTCAAAAAAATGACTCAGCCAACCAAACATAATGGAAAACTCTATTATGTTAAAGATTTTACCAGTGATGCTTGCGCAAGTATGTATAAAAAAATTTCAGAAGGTCTTGTAGAGAATTACCTCAACAATCTAAGCGAGCGGAACGCCCGAGCACCCATTATTGAGAATCCGAAAATTTTAGAGGCAACGTAA
- a CDS encoding N-acetylneuraminate synthase family protein encodes MNSIAIGNRRVGDNYPPLVIAEIGINHEGDIQKAIQMVNDAYAVGCECVKFQSHVVEDEMIPNRVIPGNTTETIWDIMVRCALSEEEEYRLKEYVESKGMIYLCTPFSRAAADRLESMNVCAYKIGSGECNNYPLVKHIATCGKPVILSTGMNDIASIAPAVDILRTARVPYALLHCTSMYPTPYEKVRLNALVELSRQFPDAVTGLSDHSIGNYTCLAAVALGARILEKHFTSDKTWPGPDVPISIDPLGLKELIDGSRAIFMALGGRKDILPEEQPTINFAYACVVAIRDIASGEVLTRNNIWIKRPGTGDIKAVDFEHLLGKVVKHDISINTQLKRSDIK; translated from the coding sequence ATGAATTCGATAGCTATTGGGAACCGACGTGTTGGAGATAATTATCCGCCACTCGTGATCGCTGAAATCGGCATTAATCATGAAGGTGATATTCAAAAAGCCATCCAGATGGTTAACGACGCTTATGCGGTCGGATGTGAATGTGTCAAATTTCAATCCCATGTTGTTGAAGATGAAATGATTCCCAATAGGGTTATTCCCGGAAATACTACTGAAACAATATGGGATATTATGGTTCGCTGCGCACTCTCTGAAGAAGAAGAGTATCGCTTAAAAGAATATGTTGAATCTAAAGGAATGATATATCTATGCACGCCATTCTCACGTGCAGCGGCTGATCGTTTGGAAAGCATGAATGTTTGTGCTTACAAGATTGGCTCGGGTGAATGCAACAATTATCCATTGGTAAAACACATCGCTACTTGTGGGAAACCGGTTATTCTAAGCACTGGGATGAATGATATTGCTTCTATCGCACCAGCAGTAGATATTCTTCGGACGGCACGTGTTCCATACGCGCTGCTGCATTGTACATCCATGTACCCGACGCCTTATGAAAAAGTACGCCTGAATGCTCTGGTAGAACTTTCACGGCAATTTCCAGATGCAGTTACTGGCCTGAGCGATCATTCGATAGGTAACTATACGTGTCTTGCAGCAGTGGCATTAGGGGCACGAATATTGGAAAAACATTTTACTTCTGATAAGACATGGCCAGGGCCAGATGTGCCTATTTCAATTGATCCGCTTGGGTTGAAAGAGCTAATAGATGGATCTCGGGCAATTTTTATGGCTTTAGGGGGCAGAAAAGATATCTTGCCAGAGGAGCAACCGACGATAAATTTTGCATATGCATGCGTTGTAGCAATTCGAGATATTGCTTCTGGGGAGGTGCTTACACGTAATAATATATGGATTAAAAGACCTGGCACCGGAGATATTAAAGCGGTAGACTTTGAACATTTACTGGGAAAAGTTGTAAAACATGATATTTCTATCAATACTCAATTGAAGCGGTCAGACATTAAGTAA